A region of Pasteurellaceae bacterium Orientalotternb1 DNA encodes the following proteins:
- a CDS encoding tRNA threonylcarbamoyladenosine biosynthesis protein RimN, which produces MYSFTEIVEKLKQDQVVAYPTEAVFGLGCNPNSEHAVRHLLALKQRPESKGLILIAPNRKFLLPYIDETQLSEAEWQRFEQPQEKAITWVMPAKAEVPHYLKGQFETIAVRLCQVPAVVALCQATGFALTSTSANLTTLPPCRTAQDVMAQFGDDFPVVIAETGGKNNPSEIRDIFTQQIFRQG; this is translated from the coding sequence ATGTACTCTTTTACTGAAATAGTCGAAAAACTCAAACAAGATCAAGTGGTAGCTTACCCAACGGAAGCTGTTTTTGGTTTGGGATGTAACCCAAATAGCGAGCATGCGGTCAGACATTTGTTAGCGTTAAAACAACGCCCTGAATCAAAAGGGCTGATTTTAATCGCCCCTAATCGCAAATTTTTATTACCTTATATTGATGAAACCCAGCTTTCTGAAGCAGAATGGCAGCGTTTTGAGCAACCTCAAGAGAAAGCGATCACATGGGTGATGCCTGCAAAAGCCGAAGTGCCACATTATCTCAAAGGGCAGTTTGAAACCATTGCGGTGAGATTATGCCAAGTACCAGCAGTGGTGGCGTTATGCCAAGCGACAGGCTTTGCTTTAACTTCTACCAGTGCAAATTTAACCACATTGCCGCCTTGCAGAACAGCTCAAGACGTAATGGCACAATTTGGTGATGATTTTCCTGTTGTGATCGCTGAAACAGGAGGAAAAAACAATCCTTCTGAAATTCGTGATATTTTTACCCAACAAATTTTTAGGCAGGGCTAA
- a CDS encoding ASCH domain-containing protein, translated as MTTTHKITFFSRFEADILSSKKTITIRDLSEAHFQPNQQLCVSTYETDRLFAHIRVLSVTPITFAELNEQHAQQENMTLEQLKQVIREIYPQDDHFVVIEFELLKSSKEL; from the coding sequence ATGACGACTACCCATAAAATTACCTTTTTCAGCCGCTTTGAAGCGGATATTTTAAGCAGTAAAAAAACGATTACAATTCGCGATTTATCTGAAGCTCATTTTCAGCCAAATCAGCAACTTTGCGTTTCAACCTATGAAACTGACCGCTTGTTTGCACATATTCGGGTGTTATCAGTTACACCGATTACTTTTGCAGAATTAAACGAGCAGCACGCCCAGCAAGAAAATATGACGCTAGAGCAGCTCAAACAAGTGATTCGGGAAATTTATCCACAAGATGATCACTTTGTGGTAATTGAATTTGAATTGTTAAAGAGCAGCAAAGAGTTGTAA
- a CDS encoding shikimate dehydrogenase: MNHYAVWGNPIVQSKSPRIHQLFAEQTKKTLQYQAMLGDNEKFEQQLLDFFAQGASGANITSPFKERAFALADLHSESCLQAKACNTLKRLVDGRLYADNTDGLGLVADLKRLEWLKPQQKVLILGAGGATKGVLYPLLQAEQQITLYNRTVEKAVSLAEKFAKFGKIQTACLHEIAAQTYDLIINATSLGLQGKYVELPPAIFATAKVYDMQYAVDMQTPFLNYARSQGAMACQDGLGMLVGQASYAFELWEGVLPQIEPVLAILQAEMKK, from the coding sequence ATGAACCACTATGCTGTTTGGGGCAACCCGATTGTTCAAAGTAAATCCCCACGCATTCATCAGCTGTTCGCAGAACAAACAAAGAAAACCTTACAATATCAAGCAATGTTAGGCGATAATGAAAAGTTCGAACAGCAATTACTAGACTTTTTTGCTCAAGGGGCTAGCGGGGCGAATATTACCTCTCCATTCAAAGAGAGAGCTTTTGCCTTAGCGGATTTGCACAGTGAAAGTTGCCTACAAGCTAAGGCTTGCAACACCTTAAAACGTTTAGTTGATGGGCGTTTGTATGCCGATAATACGGACGGTTTAGGCTTAGTAGCGGATTTGAAACGGTTGGAGTGGCTAAAACCACAACAAAAGGTGCTGATTCTAGGGGCGGGGGGGGCAACGAAGGGCGTTCTGTATCCTTTATTGCAGGCCGAACAACAGATCACCTTGTATAACCGCACGGTTGAGAAAGCGGTCAGTTTAGCGGAGAAATTTGCAAAATTTGGTAAGATTCAGACCGCTTGTTTGCACGAAATTGCCGCACAAACTTATGATTTAATCATCAATGCCACTTCGCTAGGGTTGCAAGGCAAATATGTCGAATTGCCGCCTGCTATTTTTGCCACTGCAAAGGTGTACGATATGCAATATGCGGTGGATATGCAGACGCCATTTTTAAACTACGCTCGTTCACAAGGGGCAATGGCGTGTCAAGATGGTTTGGGAATGTTAGTCGGACAAGCCAGTTATGCCTTTGAGTTGTGGGAAGGGGTATTACCACAGATTGAACCTGTTTTGGCCATTTTGCAGGCGGAAATGAAAAAATAG
- a CDS encoding recombination regulator RecX, which produces MKQKSTAIQYVVYLLSKRDYSEAELRQKLKQKEYLEEESEEAIGKAQEHQWQSDERFCRQFIRYRSQQGYGPNRLKQELRFKGVADWLISQEIENSEVDWFELAERVFEKKRPTNWDINAKQKMWRYMVSHGFYSDHFSHLMDLDYDDYP; this is translated from the coding sequence ATGAAACAAAAATCCACAGCAATTCAATATGTTGTTTATTTGCTCTCAAAGCGGGATTACAGTGAAGCTGAGTTGCGACAAAAATTAAAGCAGAAAGAGTATCTCGAAGAAGAAAGCGAAGAGGCGATTGGCAAAGCACAAGAACATCAATGGCAAAGTGATGAGCGGTTTTGTCGTCAGTTCATCCGTTATCGTTCGCAACAAGGCTACGGACCAAACCGCTTAAAGCAAGAGTTGCGTTTTAAAGGTGTTGCCGATTGGCTAATTAGTCAAGAAATAGAAAATAGCGAAGTCGATTGGTTTGAATTGGCAGAGCGTGTATTTGAGAAAAAACGCCCAACGAATTGGGATATCAATGCTAAGCAAAAAATGTGGCGATATATGGTCAGCCACGGTTTTTACAGCGATCATTTTAGTCACTTAATGGATCTAGATTATGACGACTACCCATAA